A region of the Primulina eburnea isolate SZY01 chromosome 7, ASM2296580v1, whole genome shotgun sequence genome:
ACAGGTGATCAAAGTTCCCAAACTTTCTCACTCAAAATCTCTTCTTGATCCCATATTTTCTTGATGAATCTCATTAAATCTGTATCTTTCTTGTGGCAGTGCATCGGCATTCTTTGTAACACAAACACTACGAGCGCTGTCAAGAGACGGGCGCACTGTTATCGCCTCCATTCACCAGCCGAGCAGTGAGGTTTTTGAGCTGTTTGATCGATTGTACTTGCTCTCTGGTGGGAAAACAGTGTACTTCGGCCAAGCTTCGGAAGCTTATGAGGCAAGAAATCTTCATTAATTCCCCGAAACAGTACATTTTCTCACGTATTCATCCATACATAGATAAAAAACTGATTCGGCCCCTCCTATAACCATTGATCGCAAGACAGGGTCGAACTAACTAGAAATCTCACGTTCGGAGTGTTAAATTTGCAGTTTTTTGCACAAGCTGGCTTCCCATGTCCGGCTCTCCGAAACCCATCTGACCATTTTCTCCGCTGCATCAATTCTGATTTTGATAAAGTTAAAGCAACTCTGAAAGGATCCATGAAACTGCGGGTATACAATTCTTGCCACTGCTCTTTTACTTTACATACATCTGTTGGCGTGGTGAAGGTGGATTAAATGCtatactataaatcatagagTTTGTTAATATACTTCTTTCtatttttatctttttaatCTAGGAATGCAAACTAAAATCTTCCTATGAAAGtaagttataaattataatccaATACATACATTATTAAATTAACTCGGGACAATTCAGTAAAATATGAAATTAGATTTTGATTATAGGTATGATTGAGATGGATGATTTTAACTAAAATTTGTTAATTCAAATGTTAGTGTggggtttttgtttttttgtaaaatttccCATCAACTAGTATGATCGGAGAATTATTATATGCACAAAAAGGTAATCGTTGAATTTTTGAGAGCCCACGCAGCATATAAAACAACGGcaagaatttaatatcataTATACAAGATAACTTAATTCAGAAGATAGATCAAATATTACCTTCAGTCATTGACTTTGAAGAACGTCTTGAACAATACTTGAATATCTTCTAAATATTTGATAGTCTTGCAAACACTTCAACCCTCTCTATAGATAGTATTGTATAATCTTAGGtgggtagatctcttgtgagacggtctctcgaatctttatatgtgagacgggtgaactctaccgatattcacaataaaaagtaatacttttagcataaaaaataatactttttcacgtatgacccaaataaaatattcgtctcacaaaatacgactcgtcataccgtctcacacaaaatacttgatttgaggAATGACTTACAAAATGGATTTCGAAGACATCCAATCCTTTATAATTACTATTTAAACAGCTATTATATATTCGAAACATGGATTGGAAATGACTTATCCAAGTACGTCCTTGTCCTTAGGCTGAGTTTGGTTCATATGATAGATGCATGATTGTTAAATAATCAGTGTTGTAATCTGATGTTTGGAACGTCTTTTCCAGTACCTTGATAATTTAATTATCAGTCAACTATACTAACTAAAAACTTGAATTTCTTAGTTGAAGCCATGAACTGATAAACTATACTGAAGCAAGATTTTGATACTCAAGAAACATTGTTATTTGATGTATAGAACTTGGGACATTTGGCTCTCACACTTTCAAGAATTCACGAGAATTCATGTGTTAGTTTTAGTTCATGGCGTCACTGACAACAGAAAGCGTAACCGATTGTTACATTTGCATTTTGTCATTTAATCCTTTCTTGACTACTATTTCTCATGTTTGTCCGATCAGTTTGAGTCAAACGACGATCCTCTGGACAGAGTGACAACAAACGAAGCAATCCGTGCACTTATAGACTCTTATCGCACCTCGCTCTACAGTTACACGGCAAAAGAGAAGATTGAGGGGATGTCCAAAGTTGTGAGTGTCATTTTTCCACTTGTTTGAGTCTAAGTTGATCCATAATCATCAGATTATATAACATGATTTGAATATGACTTGCTTATGATAATCGCAGACTGGAACAGTGCTGGATTCTGGAGGGAGCCAGGCCAGTTTTTTCATGCAGGCATTTACGTTAACCAAACGCTCTTTCGTTAATATGTCGAGGGATTTCGGCTATTACTGGCTGAGGCTTGTCATCTACATCGTGGTCACTATTTGCATTGGAACCATTTACTTGAACGTGGGAACTGGATACAATTCGATCCTGGTAACTTTTATCTGTGATGCGTTTTGAATAGTCTTAAACTACTACTTATCTCCTCTGAATTTAAGTTAGTCCAAGTTCTGATGATATTAAAAACCTTGCAACATTTACCTGTTGAATTTACAGGCTAGAGGTGCATGTGCATCTTTTGTCTTTGGTTTCGTGACTTTCATGTCCATTGGCGGGTTTCCTTCGTTTGTTGAAGACATGAAGGTATATAGATTGGCGAATTGATTCTTGTATGTAGAAAAAGAAGAGGATGAAATTAAATCACTTGTTCTTTCTTGTTAGCTCAGGTTTTCCAAAGGGAAAGGCTTAATGGGCATTATGGTGTGGGTGTTTTCGTGATCAGCAATACTTTATCTGCTATGCCATTTCTCATACTGATCACCTTTATTTCCGGCACCGTGTGCTACTTCATGGTCCGCCTCCACCCCGGATTTTCACATTATCTATTCTTCGTCTTGTGCCTTTACGCGAGTGTCACCGTTGTTGAGAGCCTTATGATGGCCATTGCCAGTGTTGTTCCTAATTTCCTCATGGGAATCATCATAGGTGCAGGAATCCAGGTTGGTGTTTATACTAGACTACTATCGCAAAGTTAAAGGTTATTGATCTCCATCGAAAACAGAACTGACTGGTTATATGTTCTGCATTGTGTGTGTAGGGAATATTTATGCTCGTATCCGGTTACTTTCGACTCCCGAATGATATCCCAAAGCCCTTCTGGCGTTACCCAATGTCTTACATAAGTTTCCACTTCTGGGCTCTGCAGGTAAACAAAACACCATAAATGTAACGTCTCTCTTTTAAGTTTGGCTAATCTGACACCTGAAAATACTAACAGGGCCAATATCAAAATGATCTGAAAGGCCTGATTTTCGACAATCAGACGCCAGACCTTCCCAAGATTCCAGGAGAATATATTCTAGAAAACGTGTTCCAGATTGATGTGAACCGATCGAAATGGATCGACCTGAGTGTTCTCTTCAGCATGATCATCATCTACCGCATCATCTTCTTCATAATGATCAAATTTAGTGAGGACGTGACCCCATGGATCCGTGGGTGCATTGCACGACAtagaatacaaaagaaaattaCAAACCAGAATAACACTGTCACCCCCTTTGGCCTCACTCAGTCACCTTCTCTAAGGGGCTACGCCCGAACTCATGCTTCTGGCATTGGCAAGAGGTAGAATATATATAAAGCTTGGACCACGACATCCAAAAGGCAACTTTCACTGTCTATTTGATGCAGTTTCTTACTATATCGCATAACAtggtaatttattttattagctgagcatgttatgattttcgagttgaaatttgtgtgtgagaGAGATTACTAACTGTGTAAACCAAGATAAAATGCTCAAGCAATCAAAGTTCTTTCAGTTGACTACACCAAGTTGAAGTATATTTTCATTTTGGGTTGATTCAATTTACATGATTAAACCTTTGTAACAAGTTATTTGTATCACTCAAAATGGTCAGAATGTACCATATTTAACatcttatattatattaattattgcaTTACTTTATAATCTTATGTAATGAGTTATACAACAACCCAAGTTAGAGAAAATAGTTTATTTAAAAGATGTTCATTTTTTTAGGAATCTGAATGCCCGCTGGCTTCAGAAGATCCTTCGACGCATTCTTAGCCAATATCATAACTGCTTCCTCTCAAGAAGGGGAAAAAAGTTTGCATATAATCGAACCAATTCGAGATTCATATTACCTCTGCTCACTGATTCCATGGATGAGCAAAAAATTGTTCCAAAATCTAATCTTTTGTGGCATATGTATGATACCTCGTTTAAGGTTGTAATCTTCTTAACCACCATTATCCAGCCACCGTTGCACATGACAGAGGTAATGTTTTCCGTTCTCATGCTGTAAACAAGGCAGGAAATGCTGCATAACAAGAAGAAATGTTACATTTGAAGATATGTCACATTTGCAATTATAAATCTTGTGAAGGAACACTATTGTGAAAAAGCCTTTGCTGAAACTGAGTCGTACCAATCATGAACAGGCATCTTCGACCGGCTTGACGGATTGACTGCGATCATGTCCGGCTGCCTATTCAAATTGTGACGATTAAAAACTTCGAAAGAAAACGATCCAAAATTGTGAAATTGCAAGAAGATATATGCATTGAAGATGGAGTGTTTTAGGCTAATATGTTTGAAATGTTTCGACCAAGATAAATTCTTGAATAGATCGTTGAGGCTTGACACTCGTTAGTACTTGGACCTAAGAAACAGCTTTAGTTAACCTTTCGCAGAGCTTAGTGTGCCTTTTTTCCAACCTCGAGTGATCCTATGTCATTGTTTCAGAGTACAGATTTTGCACCATTTATTGTTGCCTATTTCAAGAATGGTTTCTGCAGGAAGAACAGTTGGGTTTGTGTTTCCTTCAGAAAAAACTTCCCTGTCCTTTGTTGATAGAGAAGCAAGGTACATCTATCTCATCAACTGCATAGAACATAAAAATTACTCAAAGCAATTTGCTATGAGAACTGGAATTGACAAAAGAGGGGTAAATTCTCGGTTTAGTCCCAAATCATTAGTGTGTTTCTCGGTTTAGTCCCAGATCATTTTTTAGACCTAATTTAGTCCCAAAACTTCACATTGGTTTACCCCATTGGTGTTTCCGTCAAATTGGGGTTGAATTTAACGGAAAGAAAACCTACACTCTCATGCCGTTCTTCAATGCCCTAAATCATAATCGATCTTTTCTCTTCTAAGTTTCAAGCAACTCGGTCGCTGCAACAAATTTCTTCCTCCGCTGCTGCACGCTCCAAGTTCCAAGCACCGCTGCACCCTCGAGGTAACCATTTTTTTCGGTTCTCAAACAGCTTGGTTTCAATTCGTAAAGGAAGTCATC
Encoded here:
- the LOC140837077 gene encoding ABC transporter G family member 11-like, which encodes MAATRSTEAEDVMMEIESSKPQGNGMIVGGLSPLSESLWKEKANTEFVGDVSARLTWKDLTVVVTLSNGDTQNVLEKLSGYAEPGTFTALMGPSGSGKSTLLDALSGRLAANAFMSGTILLNGRKANLSFGTAAYVTQDDNLIGTLTVRETISYSARLRLPDRMPWSDKRALVESTIVEMGLQDCADTVIGNWHLRGVSGGERRRVSIAIEILMRPRLLFLDEPTSGLDSASAFFVTQTLRALSRDGRTVIASIHQPSSEVFELFDRLYLLSGGKTVYFGQASEAYEFFAQAGFPCPALRNPSDHFLRCINSDFDKVKATLKGSMKLRFESNDDPLDRVTTNEAIRALIDSYRTSLYSYTAKEKIEGMSKVTGTVLDSGGSQASFFMQAFTLTKRSFVNMSRDFGYYWLRLVIYIVVTICIGTIYLNVGTGYNSILARGACASFVFGFVTFMSIGGFPSFVEDMKVFQRERLNGHYGVGVFVISNTLSAMPFLILITFISGTVCYFMVRLHPGFSHYLFFVLCLYASVTVVESLMMAIASVVPNFLMGIIIGAGIQGIFMLVSGYFRLPNDIPKPFWRYPMSYISFHFWALQGQYQNDLKGLIFDNQTPDLPKIPGEYILENVFQIDVNRSKWIDLSVLFSMIIIYRIIFFIMIKFSEDVTPWIRGCIARHRIQKKITNQNNTVTPFGLTQSPSLRGYARTHASGIGKR